The Saliniradius amylolyticus DNA segment CGCTTTCCGGCGGGCTTTTTTGTACTCATTCGAACTACCTCTGATACCAAAAACTCACTTGATAATAATTATCATTTAGATTAACTTGGTTTCAGGAGGTTGCCATTATGATGCAAGAGAGTGGGTTTCATCTTCAGGTTCGACATCAGCAATACCTGTGTCGCACTCAAAAATTTATCTGCAATCAGTTAAGCCACGCGTACCAGTACCGGCAAGGGGGGAGCGTGTTCGCCGCTGTGGTGTGTTATCAGACGGCCTACGATCACAGTCGACTGCTGTCGAGACTGGCCCCTGAGTACAGTCTGCTGCAAACCACCAGTTGCGCTCTGATGCTGGGACACTGTTATCACCAACACGGCCTTACTGAACAGGCCATAGAGTTATACCGCCAATTAGCCCGACATTTGACATATCAGCGAAATCACCAGGCTCGTCGCCGCCGTCTGATACAGCGCTGCCAGAGCTCCGTCGCGCAGGCATTGCACGAGTTAATGGAATAGGAGAAGGGTATGAGATTCACTGGTTCTACTTGTGCCCAAAACGAAATGGTGTCAGTCCAGATCAGCCGCGCCACACTGGCAAGACTATTAAACGAGCACCAACTGGTGTTGGAGGAGGTGCGACCTAATTCCCCGGCCGGTAGCAAGACGTTACGCTCTCTGTTGCTGGAAGCCGCAGGCCGCCGCTTGGGGAATTAAGCTGGAGAGTAAAAAAAGATTCACTCTTAACCATACATATCATCGGTAGGTGTTTAAGTCGTCGCTTTGACTTTTCCTTGGCAGAGCGAGGCTCAATTGAACGCGAAATCCTGGATGATTTCGCGAGGTGATAGCCTTGCAGGATGCTACCTTGAACCGGTTCGATGCTGTCAGAGCCTTGATGCGGCAAGGTTCCCGAAAAGTCAGGAGCGACAAAGACCTTTTCGCCCCTTTTAAGTCTTTTTAAAAGGGGCTGGCTCGCCGCGGACGACGAGTCACATCCAGCAGGGAAGCCTCTCGAAAGCAATGCAGCAAGCGGTCACCAATAGAGGTTAACCCTCTGGCAGCCCCTTACGGATCCAATACCTATAGGGCGCCTGCTCGGTATCACTGCTCACCAACTGATGGTCCATAAACTGGCAAAAACCCGGAATATCCCGGGTCGTGGCCGGGTCATCGGCGATCACAAGCAGTAGCTCGCCATCCTCCATGGTGCGAATGGTCTTACGTACCATCATCACCGGCTCAGGACAGCGTAGCCCAAGGGTGTCGAGCTGGCGATCAGCATTCGACTCAGATGCCATACTGCTCACGATAGGCCTTGATATTCGCCAGATGCTCGGCCATCTCCGGCTGTTGCTCCAGATAGCCAACCAGATCGGACAGGCTGACGATGGACACCACCTGTGTC contains these protein-coding regions:
- the tusA gene encoding sulfurtransferase TusA is translated as MASESNADRQLDTLGLRCPEPVMMVRKTIRTMEDGELLLVIADDPATTRDIPGFCQFMDHQLVSSDTEQAPYRYWIRKGLPEG